In Flavobacterium luteolum, the DNA window CGCTGATAGGATGTTTGATAAAAATAAAAACAGGACTAAAAATTGTTTATTATTCATAAAGGCAAAGAATATTTCGAACTCGTACTTATTAAAAGCATAATTCTGATTAGATAATCAAATGAAAATTCCAAGGAATAAAAAAAGCATTCAAAAGTAAGTAAACATTTCTAATAAAACCTTTAATTGTAGGAAAAATACTTTGTCGATTTCATGGAAATCAACACTTTATTTCATGGATTTCAGCAAACAAGTCTTTTTTTTATTGTGCTGGCAATTATAGATTTGCTTCGAATTCAATAGCAAAATATTCAGCATCGTGCTGAATTCAGGTTCTGCTAACCCGGGTGAAATGAGCTGAGAAGAAATTCTCTTTCACTTAACCATTTTAATTTATGAAAAATTTATTTTTTGCCAGTTTAACAATTTTGTTTTGTTCTTGTTCAACAGATGATTTTAATATTAGTGATGCAAATGCCAGCCACAATGATGTGATTCTTAGCCTATCTGAAAAGCAAACGAATTTTCACCTCGAGTCAACAGACGATGCCACCAGAAAAATTATGGTCGGAAATCGGATACTAATTGCCAGCAATCAGATTGCGCAGCAGATTTTGCCGATAATAGTAGAAGGAAAGCGTAGAGCCGTAACAGAGAAGATCGCTTTCCAATCCTTATCCAATGATACAATTTCAATGGAAACATCCGCTGTAGCCGCATTATTTGCAATTATTGAAGAAAGCATACTCAATCTTGCTCTGCAGGCAGATGTCAAAAACTACATTATTAATCTCAGTGCCTTACAAGGCGAAGAGTATGCGATCGTCGACGATTATATCATGCAATATGAATTAAGCGTGAGAAACGACGAGATCGTAAACAGTCTTCAGAAAAGCACAATATTGGCCATTTCGTCAATTTCTGAGGCCGTGCTTTTCAGCGAGAAAAAACGCAAAGACCGAGACTGGGAGACATCAACTGCCAGCAAGCATAGCAAGTAATTTGAGGCTTACCTAAATCGATATGGCGGTGCTTTAATATTAAACCACCGCCATGGTTTTAACATCTTATAAAACCTTTAAAGTCATGAAAAGACGGGCATTATTTTATATAATACTATTTATTTTTAATCTGATCACTCTTTACTATATAATAAACCTGTTCAGTTATGATGAATTGGTCAAATATGATTCAGAGGATGGCAGATTGACAGAATGTCCAAGGAAACTTGCTTACCAGCTTCTTCTATGTGCATTTGCTAATCTGTATTTTCAATTTTTTATATGGATGAAGTATTTTTTTAACCGAAATTTTAGAATCTCATCCGCTTCAAATGACAGCCTATGATTGCAGAAATCTTAAATACAGAAGTAAAGCGTACTGCAAATGAAGGATTAATTGTAGACTATATTAAGAGCTACAAAGTATCGAATGAAATTTCAGTTCCTTTTCGGATCTCTAATTTTTCTGTGCTTTTAATAAAAAAAGGAAACCTCAGAATACAGTTTTCATCAACAAATAATGTAATACGAAGAAAGGATTTATTAGTAATACCGGTCAACACAATCTGCACTTATGTCCTGGCAACTCATAATATCCAACTTTATGTGATCAGGACCTCATTTGATTTTGTGCTGGATAACTGCTATAATAGGGAACTTGCCGACGCCTTCAGCATTCTAATGCTAAAAACAGAGTGTAATATCAGGCTTGACGAAAAAGATTTTACGGTGTTATCGATGATCTACAAGCTGATGCATGTTTTGCAAAGGGAAACTGAAAGCTCTGAGTTATATAAAGATTTCAGGAGGATTGGCTTTGCTTTATTTATTTATGAACTTAAGCATATCCATTTCAAATACCTGCCAAATGCAAATTTGGATTTGGGACGGAAGGAAAGCCTCATAATTCAGTTTTTAACAGTGCTTGCAATTCACTTTAAAAAACAACATCACGTCCAGTTTTATGCAGGATCGCTTTACGTAACTCCCGGCCATCTAAATAAAATGGTAAAAACGATAACTGGCAGATCCGCTAAAAATTTTATAATTGAGGCCCTAATTAATGAATCTAAAAATCTACTCAAGGATACACAAGATTCAATTGCACAGATTGCTGACGAATTAGAATTCAGCAGCGCTGCTAATTTTAGTGTTTTTTTTAAAAGACATACGGGACTTCTTCCTTCCGAATTTCGCTCCAGCACAAATCACTCAATTTAAAATCTCTTATTGAAGCGCCAAAAGCTGTTTAATTAAAACAATGTTATGATGAGTAAGATGAGTAAGATGTATCCTTTGGAATGGCTCGATTCATTGATCATTAACACATTTAATGCACAGCCGGATTCTATCAGTTCAATTTCCGAACATGATACTGAAATCTTATGCGAAAATGTCATAGCCGAGGCGCATAAAATCAAGACTCAGATTAAGTTGGATGTGTTCGAAATGAGAAGCAAGCGAGAGATTCGCCTGGTGGTAAGAAAATATCATTCTTCTTTTGTCTTCCTGCTGGACTGTACAATGGAAAGCCGGAAAAATGAGAATTTTAGCCATTCCAATTTTGTCAGAATTTTCGATTTATTGGTTTCTACTTTAGATGATCTGCTGTCCTTTGTGGAAATTAGATTTGCCAATTATATGAGCCTCGACCAAAGAATACCTGTTACATATCTGAATATGTGGAAAATGGAGTTTGAGACCGCCCTGGAATCCATGCTTAAAAAAAAAAGATTTGAAGACAAGCAAAACAATGAATTCGAAAGGATCCTCGGAATGCTTCTGCTGCATATGCAGGGATCGAATATGGCAAAGTGCACTTACAGGCATGTACTATATCAGAGGGAGCTGTTAAAAGAACTTGAGGGTTTTACTTTTGACGCAACTGAAGTAGGCAGTTTCTCCGCACTTGATCTAATGCTTATCAGACTTAATTTTAACTGTAAAGAATATACAGATTATCTGATCGGGAAAATTACCAGCTACGTGCAAAGTTATGAGAGTCTGTCTGAGAAATTTGAGAAGGTTCTGTTTTGCTACACAAAACTGGCTCAAATTAATTCCAACATAAAAATCACTTTTATTCCCGCGCGGGAAAATCTAATTACGTTTCTAGAAATTTGGTTTGCAAATGAACTAAGGTATCTTGAAAAAAAAATAGATCTATTAATTCGGGAGCAAAATAATTTCACAGACATATCAAATATATGGCGTGCAGATGAAAGTTCAAAACTTGAGTGCGTATTATCCGCCGATCAAATCGGCCTAATCCTGCGGGCCACTGATGAGTCAAGAATAGTAAAGGCAAAGTCAATGAGCTATTTCTTTAAAAGCATTGTGCCATATCTTTCTACGCCTGCCAAAAAAGACCTATCCTATCAATCGGTAAGAAGCAAATCTTATAATGCGGAAGAGCGTGACAAGGAAATAGCAATCCATAGTCTTGAGAAAATAATCCGAAAAATAAAAACATACTAGATAATCCGTCTGGTCATTTTTCTTCTTTTTTTCAAAAATCCTAGTAAAATAGGCCATTAACAAGGGGTACAAAAAGGTACAGAAAAGTTGTACTTGTAGAAAATTATATGTCTTCGTTCCTTTGACCTGTAAAATAAATCGTATCAGGTCTGAATGGTATGATTTGCATAGATGAGATGAATGTTGGACGATTAATGATGATGGCTATGGTTACAAATATTTCTTGGAACAGCTATTTTGCTGCCATAATTGTGCTTTTATGTATATGGTACCTTATTCTAATACTGAAATTCTACAGCACGCATTTGAAGAAAATAATCTCTGGTGAAAAAGCAATCACTATTCCTCTTTTAAATAAAGCCAATAAAAGCTTGCTTTTTGATAAAAGCCCTCAAAAATCAAATGCATCTGCTATCTCGGAATCCTATGATACTTTAGAAGATGCTCAAGAACTCACCTTACGGATAGTTCGTGGAATAGCAGAAATTCTTGAGAGGAATCTATCGAGAGAGGAATGCAAGAACTATCTGAAAATGATTCTTGAAGAATATCCCTATGTAAAGATTTCTTCCCTGCGCGATAATATTACCAAAATAATAGTCTCTGAATGCGAAAAGCACCTGCCGTTCATTTTAAGCTATGCCGAGGCCGATGATCTGTGGGAAGAGACAATCTGATATATGAAGCGGAAGAATAATCCCCGTTCTCCTTGGTGCGGTATGGCTTGATGTGACAGGAAAAATGAAGTTGCAACGGCGATATTCTTCTGCTTTTTTAATGATTTAAACTTTAAAAATGATGTGCGATGAAAAAATGCAATTGGAAAATCAAGTTGTTTAAAAAGGAGAAAGCAATTCAAATATTAATTTTTGGGATGCTGGCCTTAACCCAGACAAATATGCACGCTCAGGATGGAGTAGCAGGAATTAATGAGGCAAACCAGAAAGTGCGGAGCTACTTTGATGCTGGCACAGAACTTATGTACGCAGTAGGAGCCATCCTCGGGCTTATTGGAGCAGTAAAAGTATATCAAAAATGGAATGCCGGTGATCCTGATACCGGAAAAGTAGCGGCAGCTTGGTTTGGAAGCTGTGTTTTTCTGGTTGTTGTGGCTACTGTCATAAAATCTTTTTTCGGAGTCTGATGAACAGCGTCTATCACATTAACAAAGGCATCAATCAAAGCATTGAGTTCAAAGGTTTAAAGGCCCAGTATATTTGGTACTTAGGTGGTGGAGTTGTAGTACTCATGATTGTTTTTGCAGTGATGTATATTATTGGAGTGCCTCCTCTTATTTGTGTTGGTTTGATAATTGGCGCGGGTTCGTTTCTGATTTTTAAAATATACAGAATGAGCAATACATACGGGGAGTACGGAATGATGAAGGCTTTGGCATCGAGGCAGGTTCCAAAAAGTTTAAAAGTGCGGAGCCGGTCAGTTTTTATTAGGTGATAGTTATAAAACGTTAGATTTATGGAGGTTGATTATGAAAGTCTTAAACTTATATGCTGGCATTGGCGGAAACCGAAAGGATTGGGTTGATGTGTCGGTTACTGCAGTGGAGCTTGATCCTGTGCTGGCCGATGTTTACTCTCGAAGATTTCCAGACGATATTATGGTGGTAGGGGATGCTCACAAATATCTTTTGGACCATCATAAGGAATTTGATTTTATCTGGTCATCGCCACCATGTCAGTCTCATTCCTCTTTCAGGCATAACATCTGCGTCAGATTCAGAGGTACACCTGAGATATTTCCCGATATGAGATTGTATCAGGAGATTCTTTTTCTGCAGCACAACGCCCAATGCCTGTGGACTGTTGAAAATGTAAAGCCCTATTACGCGCCCCTGATATGTCCCGATGCCACTTTGCAGCGCCATCTTTTCTGGTCCAATTTCAAGATTCTGCAGGCTGATATGCAGGCACCGATAAAAATACGCCATGCGCAAATACCGGATCTGGAGGAGGCGTTAGGGTTCAGTCTAAAGGATTTCAGCATTGCAAACAAAAGGCAGGTTCTTAGAAACTGTGTGGATCCGAAGCTCGGAAGCCATGTTTTAAATTCTGCCAGATGGTCAATGCAGAAAAAAGTGAAAATTAGTAAAGCAAGGAAAAATGGAAAGGGAGTTAAATAATGTTTTGCCGATTATGGATGTGGAGCATGACTGTATTATCTCAAAACAAGGAGATATCACAATAGTATTTAAAGCGGTTCTGCCAGAGATTTTTACATTGTCCGATCAGGAATATGAAGCTTTTCATCAATCCTGGATCAAGGCGATAAAGATGCTGCCTAAGTTTTGTGTGTTTCACAAACAGGACTGGTTTTTACAGAGTACCTACAAAGCAGATTTTTCAAATGATGATAACAGTTTTCTGAGCAGAAGCAGTGAGCGTTTCTTTAATGAAAGACCCTTTTTGGATCATTCCTGCTACATTATTCTGACTAAGAAACCTGTCGGGAGAAAGAATTCAAGTTCTTTATTTTCTACGCTTATTAGAAGATCTATTGCACCAGAAGAAACTCTAATCACTCAAATACTTCAGGATTTTTTAGATTCAGTGGGCCAGTTTAAAAGAATTATGGAAGACAGCGGTTTTATTAAACTAGACCGTCTTTCAGATGATGAGCTGAGAAGCCAAAGCCGTAAAATTGGTTTTATAGAGAAATATTGTTTTTTATCTGAAAAGGAGGAATCCTTTATTTTCAAGGATATTAAGTTTAATGATGGACTTCAAGTAGGGGATAGGCATTGCCAATTATTTACTCTTGGAGATGCAGCCGATTTGCCTGGACTTTGCGGTTCAAGAATCAACTTTGACAGATACTCTACTGATAAAACGAAATTCAGTATTGGATTTGCATCAACACTCGGCCAGCTATTATCCTGCAATCATATTTATAATCAGTATTTGTTTATTGAGGATGCTCAGAAAACAATTCAGAAATTGGAAAGCAAAAGGCTTAGACTTCAGTCTTTATCTGCTTACAGCAGAGAGAATATGATTGCAAGAGATGCTGTCAACGATTTTCTAAACGAAGCAATCACTCAGCAGAGACTTCCTGTCA includes these proteins:
- a CDS encoding helix-turn-helix domain-containing protein codes for the protein MIAEILNTEVKRTANEGLIVDYIKSYKVSNEISVPFRISNFSVLLIKKGNLRIQFSSTNNVIRRKDLLVIPVNTICTYVLATHNIQLYVIRTSFDFVLDNCYNRELADAFSILMLKTECNIRLDEKDFTVLSMIYKLMHVLQRETESSELYKDFRRIGFALFIYELKHIHFKYLPNANLDLGRKESLIIQFLTVLAIHFKKQHHVQFYAGSLYVTPGHLNKMVKTITGRSAKNFIIEALINESKNLLKDTQDSIAQIADELEFSSAANFSVFFKRHTGLLPSEFRSSTNHSI
- a CDS encoding DUF4134 domain-containing protein — its product is MLALTQTNMHAQDGVAGINEANQKVRSYFDAGTELMYAVGAILGLIGAVKVYQKWNAGDPDTGKVAAAWFGSCVFLVVVATVIKSFFGV
- a CDS encoding DUF4133 domain-containing protein; this encodes MNSVYHINKGINQSIEFKGLKAQYIWYLGGGVVVLMIVFAVMYIIGVPPLICVGLIIGAGSFLIFKIYRMSNTYGEYGMMKALASRQVPKSLKVRSRSVFIR
- a CDS encoding DNA cytosine methyltransferase, whose amino-acid sequence is MKVLNLYAGIGGNRKDWVDVSVTAVELDPVLADVYSRRFPDDIMVVGDAHKYLLDHHKEFDFIWSSPPCQSHSSFRHNICVRFRGTPEIFPDMRLYQEILFLQHNAQCLWTVENVKPYYAPLICPDATLQRHLFWSNFKILQADMQAPIKIRHAQIPDLEEALGFSLKDFSIANKRQVLRNCVDPKLGSHVLNSARWSMQKKVKISKARKNGKGVK